A single genomic interval of Spirosoma taeanense harbors:
- a CDS encoding septal ring lytic transglycosylase RlpA family protein yields MSLIMSLMLFFGNMKPTEALPSLIQKGKASFYSKKFNGRKTAYGERVSSESLEGAHRSLPLNTLVEVTNLDNQRSVIVRINDRGPFSKGRVIDLTHAAARALGMVSKGVANVSLRVVGKGRFAALASASPVFTTPDSYQPLLEPMF; encoded by the coding sequence ATGAGTTTAATCATGTCCCTTATGTTGTTTTTTGGCAACATGAAACCGACGGAGGCTCTTCCGAGCCTCATACAGAAAGGCAAAGCGTCTTTTTACTCCAAGAAGTTCAATGGTCGCAAGACGGCATACGGTGAACGCGTTTCGTCAGAATCGCTCGAAGGTGCTCATCGTTCCCTGCCGTTGAATACGTTGGTCGAGGTCACGAACTTAGACAACCAACGCTCGGTAATTGTACGAATCAATGATCGGGGACCTTTTTCCAAAGGCCGTGTGATTGACCTCACGCACGCTGCCGCCCGTGCCCTGGGCATGGTTTCCAAAGGCGTCGCGAATGTGTCGCTGCGGGTTGTCGGCAAGGGCCGTTTTGCAGCCCTCGCGTCTGCATCGCCCGTGTTCACTACACCGGATTCATACCAGCCGCTGCTGGAGCCGATGTTCTAA
- the ychF gene encoding redox-regulated ATPase YchF: MGLQCGIVGLPNVGKSTLFNAISSGKAEAANYPFCTIEPNVGVVTVPDERLNTLEGLVKPQKVVPTIIEFVDIAGLVKGASQGAGLGNKFLANIREVDAIVHVIRCFEDENIVHVEGQVNPVADKEIIDAELQLKDLESVDKKIQRIDKAARVGDAKAKAELEILKQYKTALEAGKSARTVQVSPEEREAAIGDISLLTVKPVIYVANVDEGSLPNGNAYSDALQEAVKDEGAEVIVISAGIESQIAEMEDPEEREMFLGEYGLTESGLSKLIKASYKLLGLITYFTAGVKEVRAWTIHRGWKAPQAAGVIHSDFERKFIRAQVMKLPDFEQFKTEAAVREAGKLAVEGKEYIVQDGDIMEFLHGA; encoded by the coding sequence ATGGGCTTACAATGTGGAATCGTAGGCTTGCCGAATGTAGGTAAGTCTACGCTGTTTAATGCTATTTCCAGCGGGAAGGCCGAAGCGGCCAACTACCCCTTCTGTACAATAGAACCCAACGTTGGGGTTGTTACGGTACCCGACGAACGTTTGAACACGCTCGAAGGGCTGGTGAAACCGCAGAAAGTTGTTCCGACGATCATCGAGTTTGTCGACATCGCCGGTCTGGTAAAAGGTGCCAGCCAGGGCGCGGGGCTGGGGAATAAATTCCTGGCCAATATTCGCGAGGTTGATGCTATTGTCCACGTCATCCGCTGCTTTGAAGACGAAAACATCGTACACGTAGAAGGCCAGGTCAATCCCGTTGCCGACAAAGAGATTATTGATGCCGAACTGCAACTAAAAGATCTGGAGTCGGTCGACAAAAAAATTCAGCGGATCGACAAAGCCGCCCGCGTAGGTGACGCCAAGGCGAAAGCCGAACTGGAAATTCTGAAACAGTATAAAACAGCACTCGAAGCCGGCAAAAGCGCCCGGACGGTACAGGTCTCGCCCGAAGAACGGGAAGCGGCCATTGGCGATATCTCGCTGCTGACGGTGAAACCCGTTATTTACGTCGCCAACGTAGACGAAGGCTCGCTGCCCAATGGCAATGCTTATTCTGATGCGCTGCAGGAAGCTGTGAAAGATGAAGGTGCCGAAGTAATCGTTATCAGTGCCGGCATTGAATCACAGATCGCCGAGATGGAAGACCCGGAAGAGCGCGAAATGTTCCTGGGCGAATACGGCCTGACCGAATCGGGTCTGAGCAAGCTCATAAAGGCGTCGTACAAGCTGCTGGGATTGATTACGTATTTCACAGCGGGCGTAAAGGAGGTTCGGGCCTGGACCATTCACCGGGGCTGGAAAGCCCCACAGGCTGCGGGCGTGATCCACTCCGACTTTGAGCGAAAGTTTATCCGGGCGCAGGTCATGAAGCTCCCCGATTTCGAGCAGTTCAAGACCGAAGCCGCCGTCCGCGAAGCCGGTAAACTGGCTGTTGAAGGTAAGGAATACATCGTGCAGGACGGCGATATTATGGAGTTTCTACATGGAGCCTAA
- a CDS encoding DUF58 domain-containing protein has translation MKQPLNLGQVRSFGNVEFLARQLVEGFITGLHKSPFHGFSVEFAEHRLYNTGETTRHIDWKVFGKTEKLFVKRYEEETNLRCHLLIDTSSSMYYPESNYGKMTFSVMAAACLAYMLQRQKDAVSLTTFADTIDLQTPVKSTPSHVHKLFTQLDQLMQQPKPLRKTSAADVIHQVAEKINKRSLVIIFSDMFDNTEKADTLFSALQHLRHNLHEVLLFHVTDKKTEEDFAFDERPYEFIDLETGEKVKLQPGQVRETYQQAVKSYFQDLKMRCGQYKIDFIEADIAQGFDQILTSYLVKRTKMR, from the coding sequence ATGAAACAACCCTTGAACCTGGGCCAGGTACGTTCCTTCGGTAACGTTGAATTTCTGGCCCGCCAGTTAGTCGAAGGTTTTATTACGGGTCTGCACAAATCGCCCTTCCACGGTTTCTCGGTGGAGTTTGCCGAGCACCGGCTCTATAATACCGGCGAAACCACGCGGCACATCGACTGGAAGGTCTTCGGAAAGACCGAAAAGCTGTTCGTTAAACGCTACGAGGAGGAAACGAACCTGCGCTGCCACCTGCTGATCGATACGTCGTCGTCCATGTATTACCCGGAGTCGAACTACGGGAAGATGACCTTCAGCGTGATGGCAGCGGCCTGTCTGGCTTATATGCTCCAGCGGCAGAAAGACGCCGTGAGCCTGACGACCTTCGCCGACACGATTGATCTGCAAACGCCCGTTAAATCGACGCCTTCGCACGTGCACAAGCTGTTTACGCAGCTGGACCAGTTGATGCAGCAACCCAAGCCCTTACGGAAGACGTCGGCGGCCGACGTAATTCATCAGGTGGCCGAGAAGATCAACAAGCGCTCGCTGGTAATTATTTTCAGCGATATGTTCGATAATACCGAAAAGGCCGATACGCTGTTTTCGGCGCTGCAGCACCTGCGGCATAATCTGCATGAAGTGCTACTCTTTCACGTTACGGACAAGAAAACTGAAGAGGATTTTGCGTTCGACGAGCGACCCTACGAGTTCATTGATCTGGAAACGGGCGAAAAGGTAAAACTTCAGCCGGGGCAGGTTCGCGAGACGTATCAGCAGGCGGTAAAGTCTTATTTCCAGGATCTGAAAATGCGCTGTGGTCAGTACAAGATCGACTTCATCGAAGCCGACATCGCTCAGGGTTTCGATCAGATTCTGACCTCGTACCTGGTGAAGCGCACCAAGATGCGGTAA
- a CDS encoding YdcF family protein encodes MFYFFSKTLNYLLTPAGWLLAVLLLAFFTKKPQRRRQLVGAALLVFWVFGNSFLMNELALFWEYAPAPVPARSPNSVAVVLTGGMMSVSKQVPDNRFLLDAEADRAGQALYLYKQGAVEKILISGGYGNLPFQFRTVSDEGQMTARFLLAAGVRPEDIILENKSRNTRENALFTARMLRERLHTNRCVLITSAWHLRRADACFQKAGVTVTPFPGSFMSTRRSFGPGEWLLPQEEAFADAYYLVKEIVGYAVYKVVGYC; translated from the coding sequence ATGTTCTATTTCTTTTCTAAGACCTTAAATTACCTGCTCACGCCGGCGGGTTGGCTGCTGGCCGTCTTGCTGCTGGCTTTTTTTACGAAGAAGCCCCAGCGACGTCGGCAACTCGTCGGCGCAGCGCTGCTCGTTTTCTGGGTGTTTGGGAATTCGTTTCTGATGAACGAACTGGCGCTATTCTGGGAGTATGCGCCTGCTCCTGTGCCCGCCCGTTCGCCAAATTCGGTTGCCGTAGTGCTGACCGGTGGCATGATGAGCGTTTCGAAACAGGTGCCCGACAACCGGTTTCTGCTCGATGCCGAAGCCGACCGGGCGGGGCAGGCGCTGTACCTGTACAAGCAGGGGGCCGTTGAGAAAATCCTGATCAGCGGAGGGTATGGCAATCTGCCGTTCCAGTTCAGAACCGTCAGCGACGAAGGGCAGATGACGGCCCGGTTTCTGCTGGCAGCGGGTGTTCGCCCGGAAGATATTATCCTGGAAAACAAATCGCGGAACACCCGCGAGAATGCCCTCTTTACGGCCAGAATGTTACGAGAACGGCTGCATACGAACCGCTGCGTGCTGATTACGTCGGCCTGGCATCTGCGCCGGGCCGATGCCTGTTTTCAGAAAGCTGGCGTTACCGTAACGCCTTTTCCGGGGAGTTTTATGAGCACCCGCCGGTCGTTTGGACCGGGGGAGTGGCTGTTACCCCAGGAGGAAGCCTTTGCCGACGCGTATTATCTCGTCAAGGAGATTGTTGGCTATGCGGTCTACAAAGTAGTAGGGTACTGCTGA
- a CDS encoding DUF6766 family protein: MKKFLRENGLSLFFTLITVLTLAGQIVVGWYNFNEELSDFGRAPIGFAAYITSGHCMEAVFENWESEFLQMGLYVILTVSLYQKGSSESKSLDKPEEVDREPSPTRPGAPWPVRQGGWVLKLYQNSLSLAFFVLFGLSFCLHAIGGVREYNTQQILKGKPELLSVWQFLGTNEFWFQSLQNWQSEFLSVLSIVVLSIYLRQKGSPESKPVDAAHDQTGK; the protein is encoded by the coding sequence ATGAAAAAATTTTTACGCGAGAACGGCCTTTCTTTATTTTTCACCCTGATTACGGTATTGACCTTAGCAGGCCAGATCGTTGTGGGCTGGTATAATTTCAATGAAGAACTCAGCGATTTTGGTAGGGCTCCCATCGGCTTTGCTGCCTACATCACCAGCGGTCACTGCATGGAGGCCGTTTTTGAGAACTGGGAAAGCGAGTTTCTTCAGATGGGGTTATACGTCATCCTGACCGTATCGCTTTATCAGAAAGGGTCTTCGGAGTCGAAAAGTCTGGACAAACCCGAAGAAGTCGACCGGGAACCTTCGCCTACGCGGCCGGGGGCCCCCTGGCCAGTTCGACAGGGTGGCTGGGTCCTGAAGCTGTATCAGAACTCCCTTAGTCTTGCCTTTTTCGTTTTATTCGGGCTTTCGTTTTGCCTGCACGCGATCGGGGGCGTCAGAGAGTATAATACCCAGCAGATTCTGAAAGGTAAACCCGAGCTGCTCTCCGTATGGCAGTTTCTGGGTACGAATGAATTTTGGTTTCAGTCGCTGCAAAACTGGCAGAGTGAGTTTTTATCGGTACTATCGATCGTCGTGCTGTCTATTTATCTGCGTCAGAAAGGCTCGCCGGAATCCAAACCCGTCGACGCAGCGCACGACCAGACCGGCAAATAA
- a CDS encoding type IX secretion system plug protein, whose translation MITFRQLIAFFVTVLITITGFAQPLQTIDRIYDPRIQTVLLFPVVGGNPNDPALTLNPPVIALDEQVPLQLEFDDLTANYRSFRARLIHCNADWQRSVLNDIEFTYEYNDNPITDYQTSINTKIPYYHYRFTIPRVKLPGNYLLVVYDERNRDNILFTRRFSTYQNRINVNAAARFSTDPSRQFSDQQIDLAIDYKGYQVISPQDDFRVVIRQNYRDDRTIRGLRPTNVRAFDQVLEFRLVDLSNTLPGGNEFRFFDTRTMLSRANYIDRIDRPADRNIAYVQVGQPRSRGAYIQSDDFNGMFVIDHRETGNGATNGDYVEMIFTLRTPNVSGADVYVNGAFNFWRLDDRNRMTFDPALGAYQASILLKQGVYNYDYAVLTTGAQPKVDEAYIEGSYSATENDYEVFVYHRPPAARADQLVAYRRLGVNKRK comes from the coding sequence ATGATTACGTTTCGCCAACTGATTGCTTTTTTCGTAACGGTCCTGATAACAATTACTGGGTTTGCCCAGCCGCTTCAGACAATTGATCGAATTTATGACCCGCGGATTCAGACGGTGCTGTTGTTTCCGGTGGTGGGGGGCAATCCAAACGATCCGGCCCTGACGCTGAACCCACCCGTTATTGCCCTCGATGAACAGGTACCGCTTCAACTGGAGTTCGACGATCTGACGGCCAACTACCGGTCGTTCCGCGCCCGGCTCATTCATTGCAATGCCGACTGGCAGCGTTCGGTGCTCAATGACATTGAGTTTACGTACGAGTACAACGACAATCCTATCACAGACTATCAGACGTCTATCAATACCAAGATTCCGTATTACCACTACCGCTTCACCATTCCGCGGGTGAAACTGCCCGGCAATTACTTACTGGTGGTGTATGACGAGCGAAACCGCGACAATATTCTCTTTACGCGCCGGTTCAGCACTTACCAGAACCGCATCAACGTGAACGCAGCTGCGCGCTTTTCAACCGATCCGTCGCGGCAGTTCAGCGATCAGCAGATTGATCTGGCGATTGATTATAAAGGCTATCAGGTTATTTCGCCCCAGGACGATTTCCGGGTGGTTATTCGCCAGAATTATCGCGACGACCGGACCATCCGGGGCCTACGTCCAACCAACGTTCGGGCGTTCGATCAGGTGCTGGAGTTTCGCCTGGTGGATCTGAGCAACACCCTGCCGGGCGGCAACGAGTTCCGGTTTTTCGATACGCGAACGATGCTGTCCCGCGCTAACTACATCGATCGTATCGACCGGCCCGCCGATCGGAACATTGCCTACGTGCAGGTCGGTCAGCCCCGCAGTCGGGGTGCTTACATCCAGAGCGATGATTTCAACGGGATGTTTGTGATTGACCACCGGGAAACGGGCAATGGCGCAACGAACGGCGATTACGTAGAAATGATTTTTACGCTGCGCACGCCGAACGTATCGGGCGCAGACGTTTACGTCAACGGTGCGTTTAACTTCTGGCGGCTCGACGACCGGAACCGCATGACGTTCGATCCGGCGCTGGGGGCTTATCAGGCGTCGATTCTGCTCAAACAGGGCGTATACAATTACGATTACGCCGTCCTGACAACTGGCGCGCAGCCCAAAGTCGATGAGGCTTATATTGAAGGTAGCTACTCAGCCACCGAGAATGATTACGAAGTATTCGTGTATCACCGCCCTCCCGCAGCCCGCGCCGACCAGTTGGTAGCCTACCGACGGCTGGGCGTGAACAAGCGTAAATAA
- a CDS encoding DUF3276 family protein, with protein MDEREREKIYSKRVRAGKRTYFFDVKSTRTNDYYLTITESRRHPQGEGFVYEKHKMFLYKEDFDKFIEALQETVGHVKTELMPDVDFSQFAQRERDEQDDFASELKWD; from the coding sequence GTGGACGAAAGAGAACGGGAGAAAATCTACTCGAAGCGGGTTCGGGCGGGTAAACGGACGTATTTTTTTGACGTCAAATCGACCCGCACCAACGACTATTATCTGACCATAACCGAAAGCCGTCGGCACCCCCAGGGCGAAGGGTTCGTGTATGAAAAACACAAGATGTTTCTCTACAAAGAAGACTTTGACAAGTTTATTGAGGCCCTGCAGGAAACAGTTGGCCACGTGAAAACCGAGTTAATGCCCGACGTGGACTTCAGTCAGTTTGCTCAGCGCGAACGCGACGAACAGGATGATTTTGCCAGTGAATTAAAATGGGACTAA
- a CDS encoding thioredoxin-like domain-containing protein, translating to MKNLLLTALFGLLLTSFLGAQPSPTPTASGFKITGRVQGIRDTTCVLAHYFGAGQYIPKDTARVDGSGNLVFEGPSHLPEGLYIAVTPKNRYIEFLMTDDQNFSFETDTANVIKNMKVTGSKENELFYGYQQQLSKLYDEAQALNLEKKTRNDATTAAVVSQKMGELQKQAQTYRNQFLNDNQGTFAVKILKASAEPEVPPAPKVANGRPDSAWVFNYFKSHFWDDFDFADERFVRTPILQRKIDRYLKELTVQSPDSLIKEADFMVRKAQAGKSKEILSYIIWYTTSQYEQPKVMGTDGLFVHMFEKYYATGIMPVSDSSTIRNIGERVKSLKPTLVGKVLPTPAVSDTLRRAIPFQNIKADYTVVYFYDPHCGHCRESAPKLQKFVDTYKGKGVEVVAIAIDQTPEEWKKFIREFKLGKAINGYDYSYRTDYRRQYDVWTTPTIYMLDKNKKIIARKLPVEQIEDFMLFHKRQQETVKKPVTASVKTGVKK from the coding sequence ATGAAGAACCTTCTCCTGACTGCTCTCTTTGGTCTGCTGCTGACCTCATTTCTTGGAGCACAACCCTCCCCTACACCGACAGCCAGCGGTTTTAAAATAACGGGCCGTGTGCAGGGCATCCGGGACACGACCTGCGTACTGGCGCATTATTTCGGCGCTGGTCAGTACATCCCCAAGGATACCGCCCGGGTAGACGGCAGCGGCAATCTGGTGTTCGAAGGGCCGTCACACCTGCCCGAAGGCCTGTATATTGCCGTTACGCCCAAGAATCGTTACATTGAGTTTCTGATGACTGACGATCAGAACTTTTCGTTCGAAACCGATACGGCCAACGTCATCAAAAACATGAAGGTGACCGGCTCGAAGGAAAATGAGCTGTTCTACGGGTATCAGCAGCAGTTGAGCAAGCTGTATGACGAAGCGCAGGCGCTGAATCTGGAAAAGAAAACGCGTAACGACGCAACGACGGCTGCGGTGGTCAGCCAGAAAATGGGAGAGCTGCAGAAGCAGGCACAGACGTACCGCAACCAGTTTCTGAACGATAACCAGGGAACCTTTGCCGTGAAAATTCTGAAAGCTTCCGCTGAGCCGGAAGTTCCACCAGCTCCGAAAGTAGCGAACGGTCGCCCTGACTCGGCCTGGGTGTTCAATTACTTCAAAAGCCACTTCTGGGACGACTTCGATTTTGCCGATGAGCGGTTCGTCCGGACGCCGATACTCCAGCGTAAGATCGACCGGTATCTAAAGGAACTGACTGTGCAATCGCCCGACTCGCTCATTAAGGAAGCCGACTTCATGGTTCGCAAAGCCCAGGCGGGTAAAAGCAAGGAAATTCTCTCGTACATAATCTGGTACACGACCAGCCAGTATGAGCAACCCAAGGTCATGGGTACCGACGGGCTGTTTGTCCATATGTTCGAAAAATATTACGCCACCGGGATTATGCCCGTTTCGGACTCGTCGACAATCCGGAACATCGGCGAACGGGTGAAATCGCTTAAGCCGACCCTGGTCGGTAAGGTTCTGCCAACACCGGCCGTCAGCGATACGCTTCGTCGGGCGATTCCCTTCCAGAACATCAAGGCCGATTATACGGTCGTTTACTTCTACGATCCGCACTGCGGCCATTGCCGCGAGAGTGCGCCCAAACTGCAGAAGTTTGTAGATACGTATAAAGGTAAAGGTGTTGAGGTGGTAGCCATCGCCATCGACCAGACGCCCGAAGAATGGAAGAAATTTATCCGCGAGTTTAAGCTCGGCAAGGCAATCAACGGTTACGATTATTCTTACCGCACCGACTACCGGCGTCAGTATGACGTCTGGACCACGCCGACCATCTACATGCTCGACAAGAACAAAAAGATCATTGCCCGCAAACTGCCCGTCGAGCAGATTGAAGACTTCATGCTCTTTCACAAACGGCAGCAGGAAACGGTAAAAAAACCGGTCACCGCATCGGTAAAGACGGGTGTAAAGAAATAG